A window of Nicotiana tabacum cultivar K326 chromosome 24, ASM71507v2, whole genome shotgun sequence contains these coding sequences:
- the LOC107809287 gene encoding LEAF RUST 10 DISEASE-RESISTANCE LOCUS RECEPTOR-LIKE PROTEIN KINASE-like 1.5 encodes MPFLPFLSIFLILFFLVSNKTTAAHICSKPSTEAEILCPPFTSFPTFPFSSSPGCGHPSFQIQCSPSHAIISINNFTFSLVHYELNSSTLLLSPQESDFNNCSFSRSISLSGSPFKVSDSSCSRLSALKPCPPPNLPNCSHCPMQCKLIKNPLLLLHECGSRHHFDSDERCQSDILGFLDDFLKMGIEVEYDEDQDSYFSSCKTCRANNGACGFNSSHPKKPFLCFPLSQVRYSPPLIRQKSANHVVMLSMLFLLVCFLVVFSIGTFIFRSRQKGSGSEEDPTIIYLRRHRSASLLPPVFPYEELENSTNHFDPKRKLGDGGFGSVYLGNLEDGRLVAVKHLHKHSPAGAKAFSTKSFCNEILILSSINHPSLVKLHGYCSDPRGLLLVYDYVPNGTLADHLHGNKNLYKKGCLTWSFRVDIALQIAMAIEYLHFSVVPPIVHRDITSTNIFVEKDMRVKVGDFGLSRLLVCTDATVASGDSTGEVWTGPQGTPGYLDPDYHKSFRLNEKSDIYSFGVVLLELITGMKAVDQKREKREMALADMVVSRIQMGLLQQVVDPVLVVDGEAIEGVGAVAELAFRCVAADKDDRPDSRDVVAELRRIRGRARGVGSGGGILRTSNSSNMVVPDGLGLID; translated from the coding sequence ATGCCATTTTTACCATTTTTGTCTATCTTTCTTATCTTGTTTTTTCTGGTTAGCAATAAGACAACAGCAGCTCATATCTGCTCAAAACCATCAACTGAAGCTGAAATCTTATGCCCACCTTTTACTTCTTTTCctacttttcctttttcttcatcTCCTGGTTGTGGTCACCCTTCTTTTCAAATCCAATGTTCACCTTCACATGctattatttcaatcaataaCTTCACTTTCTCTTTGGTCCATTATGAGCTTAATTCATCAACTCTTCTCCTTTCTCCACAAGAATCTGACTTCAACAACTGTTCTTTTTCAAGATCCATTTCACTCTCTGGTTCTCCATTTAAAGTCTCTGATTCTTCTTGTTCTAGGCTCTCTGCTTTAAAACCTTGTCCACCACCAAATCTCCCAAATTGCAGCCACTGTCCTATGCAATGTAAGCTGATCAAGAACCCACTTTTACTACTACATGAATGTGGTTCAAGACACCATTTTGACTCTGATGAAAGATGCCAAAGTGATATTCTTGGGTTTCTTGATGATTTCTTGAAAATGGGTATTGAagtagaatatgatgaggatCAAGATTCTTACTTTTCTAGCTGCAAAACTTGTAGAGCTAATAATGGTGCTTGTGGATTCAACTCTTCACACCCCAAGAAACcatttttatgttttcctttatctCAAGTTAGGTACTCACCTCCTTTGATTAGACAAAAAAGTGCTAATCATGTAGTTATGTTATCAATGCTCTTTCTACTTGTGTGTTTTTTAGTTGTTTTCTCAATTGGAACCTTCATTTTTCGCTCAAGACAAAAGGGTTCAGGTTCAGAAGAAGATCCTACAATTATTTACCTTAGAAGGCATAGGTCTGCTAGTTTACTTCCACCAGTTTTCCCTTATGAAGAACTTGAAAACTCAACAAATCACTTTGACCCTAAGAGGAAATTAGGGGATGGTGGATTTGGTTCTGTGTATTTAGGGAATCTTGAAGATGGTAGGCTTGTTGCTGTTAAGCATTTGCATAAGCATTCTCCAGCTGGGGCTAAAGCTTTTTCAACAAAGTCATTCTGTAATGAAATCTTGATTTTGTCATCAATTAACCACCCAAGTTTAGTCAAACTTCATGGCTATTGTAGTGATCCAAGAGGGCTACTTTTGGTTTATGACTATGTTCCAAATGGTACACTTGCTGACCATCTTCATGGAAACAAGAATTTGTATAAAAAGGGTTGTTTAACTTGGAGTTTCAGAGTTGATATTGCACTGCAAATAGCAATGGCAATTGAGTACTTGCATTTCTCTGTTGTTCCACCTATAGTACATAGAGATATTACTTCAACCAACATTTTTGTTGAAAAAGATATGAGGGTAAAAGTTGGTGATTTTGGGCTTTCAAGACTCTTAGTATGTACTGATGCAACAGTTGCTTCTGGTGATTCTACTGGTGAAGTTTGGACAGGTCCACAAGGAACTCCTGGTTATTTGGATCCTGATTATCACAAGTCATTTAGATTGAATGAAAAGAGTGATATATATAGTTTTGGGGTTGTGTTGTTGGAATTAATAACAGGGATGAAAGCTGTGGACCAAAAGAGGGAGAAGAGGGAAATGGCATTGGCTGATATGGTAGTTTCAAGAATCCAAATGGGGTTGTTGCAGCAAGTTGTGGACCCTGTTTTGGTGGTGGATGGAGAAGCAATAGAAGGGGTTGGTGCGGTGGCGGAGCTCGCGTTCCGGTGCGTAGCGGCCGATAAGGATGATCGGCCTGATTCAAGGGATGTGGTGGCAGAGTTGAGACGGATAAGGGGAAGGGCAAGAGGAGTTGGAAGTGGTGGTGGTATATTGAGGACTTCAAATTCTAGTAACATGGTGGTTCCTGATGGGCTAGGTCTAATCGACTAA
- the LOC107764562 gene encoding uncharacterized protein LOC107764562 isoform X1 produces MEGFKVDKWGYEVKTNSDSCISSINSYYHQVLSYGRERSVILEAPKQDPTCVLANILAAHYLSSADSSRALPLLQAAKSYLEQASLYEKVVFDVINCLISPSRDDDVAVELHFKLLKDFPRDLVSLKRAQVLCFYMGRPDLSLKLVEQVLSVNKQESYIYGMLAFSLLELGRYTDAEEAANKGFEIDSEDAWTHHALCHVYQYKCRFKEAVQFMEKCSRTWSSLSSFMYTHNWWHVALCYLEGHSPMEKVRDVYDQNIWKELERSDASPAEVYLNAVGLLLRVYVRGGINVFGDRLKILADCLTNKAFWYLEWHLDVLVVWALSCTGEVSKAEELLEGLKSRISKMTKKKRQHMQRAMLLAEALFEYGKGENERALEFLDETFDAINYKIIGASDEQLDVFNDVWITMLLNSGQATKAIQAIEKQLKKREGTPFLWRLLEKGYSMSRKKEAIDAGKKARALEAAYFE; encoded by the exons ATGGAAGGATTCAAAGTAGATAAATGGGGTTATGAAGTAAAGACCAATTCTGATTCTTGCATCTCTTCCATTAATTCTTATTATCATCAG GTACTTAGTTATGGAAGAGAGAGGTCAGTGATATTAGAAGCGCCAAAACAAGACCCAACTTGTGTTTTGGCTAATATTTTAGCTGCTCATTATCTTTCCTCTGCTGATTCTTCACGTGCTTTGCCTCTTCTTCAAGCTGCCAAGTCTTATCTT GAACAAGCTAGCTTGTATGAGAAAGTGGTTTTTGATGTAATCAATTGTTTGATTTCTCCAAGTAGAGATGATGATGTGGCTGTTGAACTACACTTTaag CTGCTTAAGGATTTCCCAAGAGATCTGGTCTCTCTTAAAAGGGCTCAAGTGCTTTGTTTCTACATGGGTCGCCCTGATTTGTCTCTGAAACTTGTTGAGCAG GTCCTATCAGTAAATAAACAAGAAAGTTACATTTATGGCATGCTCGCTTTTTCCCTATTAGAACTTGGTCGATACACAGATGCAGAAGAAGCTGCAAACAAAGGCTTTGAGATTGATAGTGAAGATGCCTGGACACACCATGCT CTCTGTCATGTTTATCAGTACAAGTGTCGTTTTAAAGAAGCTGTACAATTTATGGAGAAGTGCTCAAGAACCTGGAGTTCTTTGTCATCTTTTAT GTATACACACAATTGGTGGCACGTCGCGCTTTGTTATTTGGAAGGTCATTCTCCCATGGAAAAAGTAAGAGATGTGTATGACCAGAACATCTGGAAAGAGTTGGAAAGAAGCGATGCCTCTCCAGCCGAA GTGTACTTGAATGCTGTTGGTTTGTTACTCCGGGTATATGTACGAGGTGGGATTAATGTCTTTGGGGATCGTTTGAAGATCCTAGCTGATTGTCTGACAAATAAA GCTTTCTGGTATCTTGAATGGCACCTGGATGTATTGGTGGTATGGGCCCTATCTTGTACAGGCGAAGTTTCTAAGGCAGAAGAGTTACTCGAGGGTTTGAAATCCAG AATTTCCAAAATGACCAAGAAAAAACGACAACATATGCAGCGAGCAATGCTG CTTGCAGAAGCTCTATTCGAATATGGCAAGGGTGAAAATGAACGGGCGTTGGAATTTCTTGACGAGACATTTGATGCTATTAACTACAAG ATTATTGGAGCATCAGACGAACAGCTTGATGTTTTCAATGATGTTTGGATCACTATGTTGTTAAACAGTGGTCAAGCTACAAAAG CTATTCAGGCGATAGAGAAGCAGCTAAAGAAGAGGGAAGGAACCCCGTTCTTATGGCGCCTCCTG GAAAAAGGTTATTCAATGTCAAGAAAGAAGGAAGCAATAGATGCAGGCAAAAAAGCTCGGGCATTGGAAGCGGCATACTTTGAATAA
- the LOC107764562 gene encoding uncharacterized protein LOC107764562 isoform X3 — protein MEGFKVDKWGYEVKTNSDSCISSINSYYHQVLSYGRERSVILEAPKQDPTCVLANILAAHYLSSADSSRALPLLQAAKSYLEQASLYEKVVFDVINCLISPSRDDDVAVELHFKLLKDFPRDLVSLKRAQVLCFYMGRPDLSLKLVEQVLSVNKQESYIYGMLAFSLLELGRYTDAEEAANKGFEIDSEDAWTHHALCHVYQYKCRFKEAVQFMEKCSRTWSSLSSFMYTHNWWHVALCYLEGHSPMEKVRDVYDQNIWKELERSDASPAEVYLNAVGLLLRVYVRGGINVFGDRLKILADCLTNKAFWYLEWHLDVLVVWALSCTGEVSKAEELLEGLKSRISKMTKKKRQHMQRAMLLAEALFEYGKGENERALEFLDETFDAINYKIIGASDEQLDVFNDVWITMLLNSGQATKAIQAIEKQLKKREGTPFLWRLLG, from the exons ATGGAAGGATTCAAAGTAGATAAATGGGGTTATGAAGTAAAGACCAATTCTGATTCTTGCATCTCTTCCATTAATTCTTATTATCATCAG GTACTTAGTTATGGAAGAGAGAGGTCAGTGATATTAGAAGCGCCAAAACAAGACCCAACTTGTGTTTTGGCTAATATTTTAGCTGCTCATTATCTTTCCTCTGCTGATTCTTCACGTGCTTTGCCTCTTCTTCAAGCTGCCAAGTCTTATCTT GAACAAGCTAGCTTGTATGAGAAAGTGGTTTTTGATGTAATCAATTGTTTGATTTCTCCAAGTAGAGATGATGATGTGGCTGTTGAACTACACTTTaag CTGCTTAAGGATTTCCCAAGAGATCTGGTCTCTCTTAAAAGGGCTCAAGTGCTTTGTTTCTACATGGGTCGCCCTGATTTGTCTCTGAAACTTGTTGAGCAG GTCCTATCAGTAAATAAACAAGAAAGTTACATTTATGGCATGCTCGCTTTTTCCCTATTAGAACTTGGTCGATACACAGATGCAGAAGAAGCTGCAAACAAAGGCTTTGAGATTGATAGTGAAGATGCCTGGACACACCATGCT CTCTGTCATGTTTATCAGTACAAGTGTCGTTTTAAAGAAGCTGTACAATTTATGGAGAAGTGCTCAAGAACCTGGAGTTCTTTGTCATCTTTTAT GTATACACACAATTGGTGGCACGTCGCGCTTTGTTATTTGGAAGGTCATTCTCCCATGGAAAAAGTAAGAGATGTGTATGACCAGAACATCTGGAAAGAGTTGGAAAGAAGCGATGCCTCTCCAGCCGAA GTGTACTTGAATGCTGTTGGTTTGTTACTCCGGGTATATGTACGAGGTGGGATTAATGTCTTTGGGGATCGTTTGAAGATCCTAGCTGATTGTCTGACAAATAAA GCTTTCTGGTATCTTGAATGGCACCTGGATGTATTGGTGGTATGGGCCCTATCTTGTACAGGCGAAGTTTCTAAGGCAGAAGAGTTACTCGAGGGTTTGAAATCCAG AATTTCCAAAATGACCAAGAAAAAACGACAACATATGCAGCGAGCAATGCTG CTTGCAGAAGCTCTATTCGAATATGGCAAGGGTGAAAATGAACGGGCGTTGGAATTTCTTGACGAGACATTTGATGCTATTAACTACAAG ATTATTGGAGCATCAGACGAACAGCTTGATGTTTTCAATGATGTTTGGATCACTATGTTGTTAAACAGTGGTCAAGCTACAAAAG CTATTCAGGCGATAGAGAAGCAGCTAAAGAAGAGGGAAGGAACCCCGTTCTTATGGCGCCTCCTG GGGTGA
- the LOC107764562 gene encoding uncharacterized protein LOC107764562 isoform X2 has translation MEGFKVDKWGYEVKTNSDSCISSINSYYHQVLSYGRERSVILEAPKQDPTCVLANILAAHYLSSADSSRALPLLQAAKSYLEQASLYEKVVFDVINCLISPSRDDDVAVELHFKLLKDFPRDLVSLKRAQVLCFYMGRPDLSLKLVEQVLSVNKQESYIYGMLAFSLLELGRYTDAEEAANKGFEIDSEDAWTHHALCHVYQYKCRFKEAVQFMEKCSRTWSSLSSFMYTHNWWHVALCYLEGHSPMEKVRDVYDQNIWKELERSDASPAEVYLNAVGLLLRVYVRGGINVFGDRLKILADCLTNKAFWYLEWHLDVLVVWALSCTGEVSKAEELLEGLKSRISKMTKKKRQHMQRAMLLAEALFEYGKGENERALEFLDETFDAINYKIIGASDEQLDVFNDVWITMLLNSGQATKAIQAIEKQLKKREGTPFLWRLLVLSIASHKTFNLF, from the exons ATGGAAGGATTCAAAGTAGATAAATGGGGTTATGAAGTAAAGACCAATTCTGATTCTTGCATCTCTTCCATTAATTCTTATTATCATCAG GTACTTAGTTATGGAAGAGAGAGGTCAGTGATATTAGAAGCGCCAAAACAAGACCCAACTTGTGTTTTGGCTAATATTTTAGCTGCTCATTATCTTTCCTCTGCTGATTCTTCACGTGCTTTGCCTCTTCTTCAAGCTGCCAAGTCTTATCTT GAACAAGCTAGCTTGTATGAGAAAGTGGTTTTTGATGTAATCAATTGTTTGATTTCTCCAAGTAGAGATGATGATGTGGCTGTTGAACTACACTTTaag CTGCTTAAGGATTTCCCAAGAGATCTGGTCTCTCTTAAAAGGGCTCAAGTGCTTTGTTTCTACATGGGTCGCCCTGATTTGTCTCTGAAACTTGTTGAGCAG GTCCTATCAGTAAATAAACAAGAAAGTTACATTTATGGCATGCTCGCTTTTTCCCTATTAGAACTTGGTCGATACACAGATGCAGAAGAAGCTGCAAACAAAGGCTTTGAGATTGATAGTGAAGATGCCTGGACACACCATGCT CTCTGTCATGTTTATCAGTACAAGTGTCGTTTTAAAGAAGCTGTACAATTTATGGAGAAGTGCTCAAGAACCTGGAGTTCTTTGTCATCTTTTAT GTATACACACAATTGGTGGCACGTCGCGCTTTGTTATTTGGAAGGTCATTCTCCCATGGAAAAAGTAAGAGATGTGTATGACCAGAACATCTGGAAAGAGTTGGAAAGAAGCGATGCCTCTCCAGCCGAA GTGTACTTGAATGCTGTTGGTTTGTTACTCCGGGTATATGTACGAGGTGGGATTAATGTCTTTGGGGATCGTTTGAAGATCCTAGCTGATTGTCTGACAAATAAA GCTTTCTGGTATCTTGAATGGCACCTGGATGTATTGGTGGTATGGGCCCTATCTTGTACAGGCGAAGTTTCTAAGGCAGAAGAGTTACTCGAGGGTTTGAAATCCAG AATTTCCAAAATGACCAAGAAAAAACGACAACATATGCAGCGAGCAATGCTG CTTGCAGAAGCTCTATTCGAATATGGCAAGGGTGAAAATGAACGGGCGTTGGAATTTCTTGACGAGACATTTGATGCTATTAACTACAAG ATTATTGGAGCATCAGACGAACAGCTTGATGTTTTCAATGATGTTTGGATCACTATGTTGTTAAACAGTGGTCAAGCTACAAAAG CTATTCAGGCGATAGAGAAGCAGCTAAAGAAGAGGGAAGGAACCCCGTTCTTATGGCGCCTCCTG GTTTTATCAATTGCCTCGCATAAAACCTTTAATCTTTTCTGA
- the LOC107764562 gene encoding uncharacterized protein LOC107764562 isoform X4, with protein MEGFKVDKWGYEVKTNSDSCISSINSYYHQVLSYGRERSVILEAPKQDPTCVLANILAAHYLSSADSSRALPLLQAAKSYLEQASLYEKVVFDVINCLISPSRDDDVAVELHFKLLKDFPRDLVSLKRAQVLCFYMGRPDLSLKLVEQVLSVNKQESYIYGMLAFSLLELGRYTDAEEAANKGFEIDSEDAWTHHALCHVYQYKCRFKEAVQFMEKCSRTWSSLSSFMYTHNWWHVALCYLEGHSPMEKVRDVYDQNIWKELERSDASPAEVYLNAVGLLLRVYVRGGINVFGDRLKILADCLTNKAFWYLEWHLDVLVVWALSCTGEVSKAEELLEGLKSRISKMTKKKRQHMQRAMLKLYSNMARVKMNGRWNFLTRHLMLLTTRLLEHQTNSLMFSMMFGSLCC; from the exons ATGGAAGGATTCAAAGTAGATAAATGGGGTTATGAAGTAAAGACCAATTCTGATTCTTGCATCTCTTCCATTAATTCTTATTATCATCAG GTACTTAGTTATGGAAGAGAGAGGTCAGTGATATTAGAAGCGCCAAAACAAGACCCAACTTGTGTTTTGGCTAATATTTTAGCTGCTCATTATCTTTCCTCTGCTGATTCTTCACGTGCTTTGCCTCTTCTTCAAGCTGCCAAGTCTTATCTT GAACAAGCTAGCTTGTATGAGAAAGTGGTTTTTGATGTAATCAATTGTTTGATTTCTCCAAGTAGAGATGATGATGTGGCTGTTGAACTACACTTTaag CTGCTTAAGGATTTCCCAAGAGATCTGGTCTCTCTTAAAAGGGCTCAAGTGCTTTGTTTCTACATGGGTCGCCCTGATTTGTCTCTGAAACTTGTTGAGCAG GTCCTATCAGTAAATAAACAAGAAAGTTACATTTATGGCATGCTCGCTTTTTCCCTATTAGAACTTGGTCGATACACAGATGCAGAAGAAGCTGCAAACAAAGGCTTTGAGATTGATAGTGAAGATGCCTGGACACACCATGCT CTCTGTCATGTTTATCAGTACAAGTGTCGTTTTAAAGAAGCTGTACAATTTATGGAGAAGTGCTCAAGAACCTGGAGTTCTTTGTCATCTTTTAT GTATACACACAATTGGTGGCACGTCGCGCTTTGTTATTTGGAAGGTCATTCTCCCATGGAAAAAGTAAGAGATGTGTATGACCAGAACATCTGGAAAGAGTTGGAAAGAAGCGATGCCTCTCCAGCCGAA GTGTACTTGAATGCTGTTGGTTTGTTACTCCGGGTATATGTACGAGGTGGGATTAATGTCTTTGGGGATCGTTTGAAGATCCTAGCTGATTGTCTGACAAATAAA GCTTTCTGGTATCTTGAATGGCACCTGGATGTATTGGTGGTATGGGCCCTATCTTGTACAGGCGAAGTTTCTAAGGCAGAAGAGTTACTCGAGGGTTTGAAATCCAG AATTTCCAAAATGACCAAGAAAAAACGACAACATATGCAGCGAGCAATGCTG AAGCTCTATTCGAATATGGCAAGGGTGAAAATGAACGGGCGTTGGAATTTCTTGACGAGACATTTGATGCTATTAACTACAAG ATTATTGGAGCATCAGACGAACAGCTTGATGTTTTCAATGATGTTTGGATCACTATGTTGTTAA